TCAAAGTGCAATCCAAATGCTCTCCTAATCTGTAAATTGTTATCATAAAGGATGAAAAAGCAGTCTAATTAGGATATAGTAATAAGTAAGTTTCTACACATTGGTGTTTTGTATTTTTATATAGGGTATGATAAAATTGGCTTGTTCTTGTTGCAAAGGGTTTGAGGAGGCTGTCATTATGAATGTAGATCACGAAAAAATAAAACAAGCTGTTCGAATGATCCTAGAAGCTGTCGGTGAAGATCCAGACCGAGAAGGCTTATTGGATACACCTAAACGCGTAGCAAAAATGTACGCAGAAGCTTTTGAAGGCATGAATGTTGACGAAGAGACATACTTCGAAACCATATTCAGCGAAGACCATGAAGAAATTGTACTCGTTAAAGATATTCCTTTTTATTCTATGTGTGAACATCATTTAGTACCGTTTTTTGGAAAAGCGCATGTAGCTTATATACCAAAGGGTGGACGAGTTGTAGGATTGAGTAAATTAGCACGAGCTGTGGAAACGGTAGCACGTCGTCCACAATTGCAAGAACGTATTACTTCCACTGTAGCGAACGCAATTATGAAGAAACTAGAGCCACATGGTGTTATGGTGATGGTAGAAGCAGAGCATATGTGCATGACCATGCGTGGTGTGAAAAAGCCTGGCTCTTCTACTGTAACTACGGCTGTTCGTGGAGTATTTGAAAAAGATGCTAATGCACGTGCAGAGGTTTTGCAATACATCAAAGCTTAGTATCCTGTCGCGAAGAGCGAGCCGATTTTACTTCCTATGATAACAAGAAAATGAAAACCCGCCTTTCTTTATAAGGCGGGTTTTAGTGTGTTTTCATGAACTATTTTTGAAATGAACCCTATGCCCACCACTCCTCATACATAGGATGCGTGGGCTTTTTGCATAACGCTGGATTCATTTTGATATGGTCATTATATTATTGAACCACAATTCCCAATTAGGAAAAAAGAAGGGGGGATCGTGAAGGAGTATAGGGGGAAATAAACGCTAAGTTGAGGTGTAAAACGGAACCTATGGGTTAACAACAGGATTTTGTTAGCTATCCACATTAATGGAGTTATGTAATGAAATGAATAATGATGTGATACAAACTAGATCGATTAGTATGAAATAAAAAAAGCACCACCTATAATGGCAGTGCGTCCATAAAGCAATTTAGTTTGTACCTGTCCACCAGATTGCTTTTTGAGCTAAGTATATAACCACGTTCCCATCATTTTGTACAACCAATCTAGCTCCTGGGTTATTGTGAGTATTGGAATGCCAAATTGCATGAGGATAACCGTAAATTACTAGATTGCCATCTCCTTGCATAATTAAGTTACTAGCAGCTTGGCCATGTGTATTAGAATTCCACAATGCTCTTCCTCTTCCATAAAGGACGAGATTCCCATCATCTTGCATGACCAATTGATATTCACCATTGGTCGATTTCAAATACTGTCCTCTGACAAGCTTTTCACCCGGATCGAGGTGATCTTCTCCAGCAGCCGCGAAAGCTGGGATGCTTAACAATAGCATCATGGCAAAGAGAAAAAATGAAGCAGTAACCTTTTTTAGCACATGAAACACTTCCTTTCATTTGGTATGTTGATATGTGGAAATAATATCATATGATTCTAAAAATTACCAATATATTTTTTATTCCTACATTCATTATTGAGTTAGTCTTTTTTGCTGAGTACCTTTATTTAGACCTAGCAAGTTGAATAAGATATCGTGAAGGAAGGAATCTCCGGAAACTTTGGAATTCTTTGTGGTGGGGAGATTGGGGGATTGAAATGAAAAAACACCGCCTATAAAGGCAGTGTGCAAGAACTACTGGCTCGTGCCAGTGGGCCATTGTTTTTAAAAATCTTTGTTATAGAAAACAATTTTTGTTCATAACATTCAAAATATAACAAGAATATAAATATAAGGAAGGAGGTTAAAGCCATGAAAAAAGTTTTATCATTCTCACTTGCTTTTGGTCTAGTTTTTGGAATAGCTGGATATACTCCTACGCCGGCACAAGCCTCACAGCCCTCCGATCTAATTTGCATCCCACTTAAAGGTGGGCTATGGTTTTGTAATTATTAGCTTTTTTAGTAAGTAATCGTATATCGAAAGTGTAGTCAAAAAGGACATCTGACGACAAGATTAGGTGTCCTTTTTGTGCGTTTAATCGTTCAATAATGTCGGTAATATCACGACTCGTCTCGAATATATCTGCAGGCTTCTCGAATACCGTTTCATTTTTACTTTGTTAATTTTTACAATATGCTATTGATATTCTGGATACTAGAAATTATACTAATTTATGTAAAATAATTAGTTTATATTTCCAAGGGGAAAATGAAAAAAGTGATTTTATCTAGTGCTCTTGTTTTATCAGTACTATCTTCATCTAGTATTCCTGCTTTTGCTATAAATGAATCTAATCAAATGGTTGAAGCAGAAACCCTTGAAGACAGTCAAGGAAATAGATATAAGATTGAGATTTTAGAGGATAATGACAGTGAGATGAATCACATTATGGAATTCGATGATAGCACCATAACACAGGTCTCGATAGCAGATTCTGAAGAACAGGTAAAGAAAGAAAAACACAAGCAAAAACAGTCTAAAATGGCGGCTTTTGTAAAGAAAGATATCGTACGAGAAGCACATGAAAAATACTATGGTTATTTTTATGTAATTGATAAAAGTGGTAGCAAAAAGTACTGGGATATTGGAAACGGTAAAGAAGGAACCTATGTAAAACAAACCTCTAGTAACAAAGTTGATTTGTTTCATTATGAGGATAAAGTTGATGAGTTAATGAAAGCTGAGGCTCTGTTAGTGGTGAACTCAACTGTTTCAGCCGCTTCATTTATGGCAAGTACAAAAGGAATTAAATCAGGTTGGGGCGCTGATAGCATGATTGCCTTTTTTGTAGGTGCTGGTTTTGGCTTGGCAGCGGCCGTTAATGCTACGGATGTGGTTATAGCTGAGAGAAAAGCAGCACGTGCATTTGATAGTATTATGG
The nucleotide sequence above comes from Brevibacillus laterosporus LMG 15441. Encoded proteins:
- the folE gene encoding GTP cyclohydrolase I FolE — encoded protein: MMNVDHEKIKQAVRMILEAVGEDPDREGLLDTPKRVAKMYAEAFEGMNVDEETYFETIFSEDHEEIVLVKDIPFYSMCEHHLVPFFGKAHVAYIPKGGRVVGLSKLARAVETVARRPQLQERITSTVANAIMKKLEPHGVMVMVEAEHMCMTMRGVKKPGSSTVTTAVRGVFEKDANARAEVLQYIKA
- a CDS encoding D-mannose binding lectin family protein translates to MLKKVTASFFLFAMMLLLSIPAFAAAGEDHLDPGEKLVRGQYLKSTNGEYQLVMQDDGNLVLYGRGRALWNSNTHGQAASNLIMQGDGNLVIYGYPHAIWHSNTHNNPGARLVVQNDGNVVIYLAQKAIWWTGTN
- a CDS encoding geobacillin-26 family protein (This protein is homologous to geobacillin 26, a large bacteriocin (245 amino acids) that was found in the thermophile Geobacillus sp. 15, and that has an unknown mechanism of action.) — encoded protein: MKKVILSSALVLSVLSSSSIPAFAINESNQMVEAETLEDSQGNRYKIEILEDNDSEMNHIMEFDDSTITQVSIADSEEQVKKEKHKQKQSKMAAFVKKDIVREAHEKYYGYFYVIDKSGSKKYWDIGNGKEGTYVKQTSSNKVDLFHYEDKVDELMKAEALLVVNSTVSAASFMASTKGIKSGWGADSMIAFFVGAGFGLAAAVNATDVVIAERKAARAFDSIMEGEK